The following nucleotide sequence is from Mesorhizobium sp. J8.
GGCCGCGGCCGTTATGTCGACATCGTGGAACTCGCCGCGATAGGGCTTGGCCGTCGGCGGCAATTCGCGCTTGAGATAGTAGTCCTCGTATTTCAGCTGCCTGAGCAGCACCGGCCAGACCTCGCGATAGGCGTGCCACATCGACGGGTTCGCCGCCGGCAGGTCGTGCTTGATCAGTTCATGCAGCTTCGGCAGCGCGTGGTAGGGCACCATCGGGAACATGTGGTGCTCCACGTGGTAGTTCATGTTCCAGTAGATGAACCGGCTGACCGGGTTCATATAGACGGTGCGGGTGTTCAGCCGATGGTCGGTGACGTTGTCGGCGAGCCCGATATGCTGCAACAACCCCGTCAGCACCATGTGCCAGGTGCCGTAGAGGCGCGGCAGGCCGATCAGCACCAGGGGTATCCATGACCGAAGCGCGATCGCGACAGCGATCGTCGCGACGTATACCGCCATGTGCCAGCGCGCCGCGATCACCGCTTTATGCTGCTCCATCTCGGGGATGTAGCTCTTCTCGTCGTCCGACAATGTTCCGAAGGCCTGGCGGACCAGCGTCGGCAGCGAATAGCGGAAGTCGAGAATGCCGGTGAAGGCCAGTGCCGCCTTGAGCAAATCCGGCGGCCGCATCACCGCGATCTCGGCGTCGCGGCCGACGATGATGGTGTCGGTGTGGTGGCGCGCATGGCTCCAGCGCCATTGCACCGGATTGCGCATCAGCATGAAGGAGGCGATGTGGTAGACGGCGTCGTTCATCCAGCGCGTGCGGAACGCCGTGCCGTGGCCGCATTCGTGCCAGCGCGAGTCGCTCGACGAGCCGTAGAGCACGCCGTAGACGAACAGGAACGGCACGACCCACCACGTGCCCCAGAACCAGACGATACCGGCCGCCGAGCCCAGGATCGCGACGATCCAGATGATGGTGTCGCGGATCGCCGGCCCGTCGGAGCGCTGCATCAATTCCTTCATCGTCTTGCGCGGCACTTCGGTGTGGTACCACTCGGCCGAGGCAAGCCCGGTCTCGATCGCCCGACGCGT
It contains:
- a CDS encoding fatty acid desaturase family protein, producing MAKKRDYSLVGESTRRAIETGLASAEWYHTEVPRKTMKELMQRSDGPAIRDTIIWIVAILGSAAGIVWFWGTWWVVPFLFVYGVLYGSSSDSRWHECGHGTAFRTRWMNDAVYHIASFMLMRNPVQWRWSHARHHTDTIIVGRDAEIAVMRPPDLLKAALAFTGILDFRYSLPTLVRQAFGTLSDDEKSYIPEMEQHKAVIAARWHMAVYVATIAVAIALRSWIPLVLIGLPRLYGTWHMVLTGLLQHIGLADNVTDHRLNTRTVYMNPVSRFIYWNMNYHVEHHMFPMVPYHALPKLHELIKHDLPAANPSMWHAYREVWPVLLRQLKYEDYYLKRELPPTAKPYRGEFHDVDITAAAAE